A genome region from Gemmatimonadota bacterium includes the following:
- a CDS encoding OmpA family protein, with product EEARLAAEEEARRMAEEEVRKAAEAEALRQEMMSLATIYFDYDRSDVREDQRSVLDENARRLREYQPEDTVVVEGHTDERGTIEYNLALGERRAEAVKAYLVDAGVAEGRIETVSIGEEQPAVMGSDESNLAQNRRVELKRK from the coding sequence GAGGAAGCCCGTCTCGCGGCCGAGGAAGAAGCCCGCCGCATGGCTGAAGAGGAAGTCCGCAAGGCCGCCGAGGCCGAGGCCCTGCGCCAGGAGATGATGTCCCTGGCGACCATCTACTTTGACTACGACAGGTCGGACGTCCGGGAAGACCAGCGTTCGGTCCTGGACGAAAACGCCCGCAGACTGCGGGAGTACCAGCCCGAAGACACTGTGGTGGTCGAAGGCCACACCGACGAACGGGGTACGATCGAATACAACCTGGCGCTGGGTGAACGGCGCGCTGAGGCGGTCAAGGCGTACCTCGTGGATGCCGGAGTGGCGGAAGGCCGCATCGAAACCGTCAGTATCGGTGAAGAACAGCCGGCGGTCATGGGTAGTGACGAAAGCAACCTGGCGCAGAACCGTCGCGTGGAGCTGAAGCGCAAGTAG